One genomic region from Cinclus cinclus chromosome 22, bCinCin1.1, whole genome shotgun sequence encodes:
- the GLOD4 gene encoding glyoxalase domain-containing protein 4 — translation MAARRALHFVFKVGDRARTARFYRELLGMKVLRHEEFEEGCKASCNGPYDGKWSKTMVGYGPEDNHFVAELTYNYGIGEYRLGNDFLGITLVSSQAVSNAKKMGWPLKEVTSGVFETEAPGGYKFYLEEKEQLKQDPVWKVTLGVSDLQKSVSYWSGLLGMKIYEKDEEKQRALLGYADNQCKLELKAVGGAVDHGTAFGRIAFSCAKEELPNIEALMKKENQKILMPLVSLDTPGKATVQVVILADPDGHEICFVGDEAFRELSKVDPNGDKLLDDAMASDNSDKWFAEHNMKKVSA, via the exons ATGGCCGCCCGCAGGGCGCTGCACTTCGTCTTCAAAGTGGGGGACAGGGCCCGCACGGCGCGGTTCTACCGCGAGCTGCTGGGCATGAAG GTGCTGCGGCACGAGGAGTTCGAGGAGGGCTGCAAAGCCAGCTGCAACGG CCCTTATGATGGAAAATGGAGTAAGACCATGGTGGGCTATGGACCAGAGGACAATCACTTTGTGGCAGAGCTGACTTACAATTATGGCATTGGAGAATATCGCCTGGGCAATGACTTCCTG GGCATCACTCTGGTGTCCAGCCAGGCTGTGAGTAATGCCAAGAAGATGGGGTGGCCCCTCAAAGAAGTCACCTCTGGTGTCTTTGAAACTGAAGCCCCAGGAGGATACAAGTTCTACCTGGAAGAAAAGGAACAGCTCAAGCAAG ATCCGGTGTGGAAGGTCACCCTGGGTGTCTCAGACCTGCAGAAGTCTGTGAGCTACTGGTCTGGTTTGCTTGGGATGAAGATATATGAGAAGGATGAGGAGAAACAAAGAGCTTTGCTGGGCTATGCTGATAACCAG TGCAAGCTGGAGCTGAAGGCTGTTGGAGGGGCAGTGGATCACGGGACAGCGTTTGGACGCATCGCCTTCTCCTGTGCCAAGGAAGAG cTGCCGAACATTGAAGCCCTGATGAAAAAGGAGAATCAGAAAATTTTGATGCCTCTGGTCAGCTTGGACACGCCTGGCAAAGCCACGGTGCAAGTGGTTATTCTGGCTGATCCT GACGGCCATGAAATCTGTTTTGTGGGAGATGAAGCATTCAGAGAGCTGTCCAAGGTGGACCCTAATGGTGACAAGCTGTTGGATGAT GCCATGGCTTCAGACAACAGTGACAAGTGGTTTGCTGAGCACAACATGAAGAAGGTTTCAGCTTAG
- the MRM3 gene encoding rRNA methyltransferase 3, mitochondrial, translated as MAAGAVTSRCDSDVTRRRRYAMTSGGGTAAMAALGRAWRALLRPRGARGDPGGRRGVRALRRSPVRVLRPQSPRERPQSPAERPQPPPQPPPPAVERGAAAPGLWYEKAAPGDRRLGKVVTIAKSKKFRDNHGKVLLEGHRLIKDALEAGAVPQTLFFSTVGHLKLLPEAEIKRASLVKVKFEDIKTWSDLVTPQGLLGIFSKPDPAKMSYPAAQLANSLPLLLICDNIRDPGNLGTILRSAAGAGCEKVLLTKGCVDPWEPKVLRAGMGAHFRVPIITNLDWESVPTNLPAGIQVCVADNNDPDAAAGTASLPRGAGGANSAPASTKAPVKSSSKAAPEHEDEGAAGIPELGAQDYYEDWARAPVAVVIGGETHGLSPAALRLAASTGGKRLVIPVVPGVDSLNSAIAAGIVLFEGKRQLLWRHKQEDDRQKLPVPG; from the exons ATGGCGGCGGGGGCCGTGACGTCACGCTGCGACAGTGACGTCACGCGGCGGCGCCGGTACGCGATGACGTCGGGGGGCGGTACCGCCGCGATGGCGGCGCTGGGCCGCGCGTGGCGGGCGCTGCTGAGGCCCCGCGGGGCGCGGGGGGAcccgggcgggcggcgcggggtGCGGGCGCTGCGGCGGAGCCCCGTGCGGGTGCTGCGGCCGCAGAGTCCCCGGGAACGTCCGCAGAGCCCCGCGGAGCgcccgcagccgccgccgcaGCCTCCACCGCCCGCTGTGGAGCGCGGCGCGGCCGCGCCGGGGCTGTGGTACGAGAAGGCGGCGCCCGGGGACCGCAGGCTGGG aaaagtGGTGACTATTGCCAAGTCCAAGAAGTTTCGGGACAATCACGGGAAGGTTCTGCTGGAGGGGCACAGGCTGATCAAGGATGCActggaggcaggagctgtgccacaGACACTCTTCTTCAGCACTGTGGGGCACCTGAAGCTGCTGCCTGAGGCAGAGATAAAACGAGCCAGCTTGGTTAAGGTGAAATTTGAAGACATTAAGACTTGGTCTGACCTCGTAACTCCTCAGGGGCTTCTAG GCATCTTTTCCAAGCCTGACCCTGCCAAGATGTCCtaccctgcagctcagctcgCCAACTCCCTGCCACTGCTCCTCATCTGCGACAATATCCGAGATCCAGGAAACCTGGGGACTATTCTGAgatctgcagcaggagcaggctgtgAGAAAGTGCTGCTCACCAAAG gcTGTGTGGATCCATGGGAACCCAAGGTGCTCCGTGCAGGCATGGGGGCTCATTTCCGTGTGCCTATCATCACCAACCTGGACTGGGAGTCTGTTCCCACCAACCTCCCTGCTGGCATCCAGGTCTGCGTGGCCGACAACAACGACCCTGACGCTGCAGCCGGCACCGCATCCCTGCCAAGAGGGGCTGGCGGGGCTaactctgctcctgccagcacaaAAGCTCCTGTGAAATCCAGCTCCAAGGCTGCTCCTGAACACGAGGatgagggagcagcaggaatcccagagctgggtgcacAGGATTACTACGAGGACTGGGCACGGGCTCCAGTGGCCGTGGTGATCGGAGGGGAGACCCACGGCCTGAGCCCGGCCGCACTCCGGCTGGCAGCCAGCACGGGGGGGAAGAGACTGGTCATTCCTGTGGTGCCAGGTGTGGACAGCTTGAACTCTGCAATTGCTGCTGGCATCGTGCTCTTCGAGGGCaagaggcagctgctgtggaGGCACAAGCAGGAGGATGACAGGCAGAAGTTGCCTGTGCCAGGCTGA